One window of the Streptomyces sp. ITFR-21 genome contains the following:
- a CDS encoding ATP-grasp domain-containing protein, with protein sequence MRLLLIMRKSVLWHADHIATLRMMGRELHLLTEVPGLETDGRFAAVTLVPAGRPVEEVAADAVALAEAAGIGTALTFAETDIHLTSVVNERLGNAWAAPEADAIARDKRRQREFLADQGIPTVGYAAVADTAEALAAAERLGYPLIVKPTHAAFSRGVALVAGPAELADRLGAIERMARSGEGNYFTGRERTFALLEEFLPGEEVTLDGVVLFGRFHLAGIINKMHMPGPYFEEDFYTLPFRTPELEPGLTAIAESITKGLQVEHCLFNVELRQDREGRFRVVEFSTRMSGGQNYHNLREVHGIDVVRLFAKALTAGDPAQVWEGEVRRLPPRRATCITYAYRTGLLLRNTPGQAALSPYFQSYVPVARPGDRLRRAPAGYDIAGSLSVNGPYREPADLDRIEAVAAELDGRLDVLVVPAAGDTP encoded by the coding sequence ATGCGGCTGCTGCTCATCATGCGCAAGAGCGTGCTCTGGCACGCCGACCACATCGCCACGCTCCGGATGATGGGCCGCGAACTGCACCTGCTCACCGAGGTGCCCGGCCTGGAGACCGACGGCCGGTTCGCGGCGGTGACGCTGGTCCCCGCCGGGCGGCCGGTGGAGGAGGTGGCCGCGGACGCCGTCGCCCTGGCCGAGGCGGCGGGCATCGGCACCGCCCTCACCTTCGCCGAGACCGACATCCACCTCACCTCCGTGGTCAACGAGCGGCTCGGCAACGCCTGGGCCGCCCCGGAGGCCGACGCGATCGCCCGGGACAAGCGGCGGCAGCGGGAGTTCCTGGCCGACCAGGGCATCCCCACCGTCGGCTACGCGGCCGTCGCGGACACCGCCGAGGCGCTGGCCGCCGCCGAGCGGCTCGGCTACCCGCTCATCGTCAAGCCGACGCACGCCGCCTTCAGCCGCGGGGTGGCACTCGTCGCCGGGCCGGCCGAACTGGCCGACCGACTGGGCGCCATCGAGCGGATGGCGCGCTCCGGCGAGGGCAACTACTTCACCGGCCGCGAGCGCACCTTCGCGCTGCTGGAGGAGTTCCTGCCCGGCGAGGAGGTCACGCTCGACGGGGTCGTGCTCTTCGGGCGCTTCCACCTGGCCGGGATCATCAACAAGATGCACATGCCCGGCCCGTACTTCGAGGAGGACTTCTACACCCTCCCGTTCCGCACGCCGGAGCTGGAGCCCGGCCTTACCGCCATCGCCGAGAGCATCACCAAAGGACTCCAGGTCGAGCACTGCCTGTTCAACGTCGAACTGCGGCAGGACCGCGAAGGCCGGTTCCGGGTGGTGGAGTTCAGCACCCGGATGAGCGGCGGCCAGAACTACCACAACCTGCGCGAGGTGCACGGCATCGACGTGGTGCGGCTGTTCGCCAAGGCGCTGACCGCCGGCGACCCCGCGCAGGTGTGGGAGGGCGAGGTCCGCCGGCTGCCGCCGCGCCGCGCCACCTGCATCACGTACGCCTACCGGACCGGCCTGCTGCTGCGCAACACCCCCGGCCAGGCGGCCCTGTCGCCGTACTTCCAGTCCTACGTGCCGGTGGCCCGTCCGGGCGACCGGCTGCGGCGCGCCCCGGCCGGCTATGACATCGCCGGCTCGCTCAGCGTCAACGGGCCCTACCGGGAGCCGGCCGACCTGGACCGGATCGAGGCCGTCGCCGCCGAACTGGACGGACGCCTGGACGTCCTGGTGGTGCCGGCCGCCGGTGACACCCCGTGA
- a CDS encoding ATP-grasp domain-containing protein, producing MNPDRTLLIVGGKLKIVQKARRLGLDVVHIQLKEQYGPAHGELVAGALLGDYTDWRVLRPLAAAAHEAWGFGAAVSLTEPGLDPVGRVNDLLELGGTSYEVSHRFTDKWLMRRHLAEQGLPGPAAARITGRADLAAFGAAHGYPFIVKPVAVTASFGVVKVTGEEQLDPVWAHIEDLRRTGANQWARFFPVGDFIAEEFLDGPEYSVEGFSFAGRHVVVAVTEKAVLDTGFVELGHALPARLEPAVEQAVVTATTDFLTAMGLTDGPTHTEIKLTGRGPVVIESHNRVGGDRINEMVHAAYGIDLDTYAVGWPFRLVDELPDRPEPLRSAATRFLIGRPGTVTAVHGVEDVRADPAVVALDFDLVPGDVVNPLRGNWDRIGQLVATGGDTSAAIAACERLLGAIDVATGPEA from the coding sequence GTGAACCCCGACCGCACGCTGCTGATCGTCGGCGGCAAACTCAAGATCGTCCAGAAGGCCAGGCGACTCGGCCTGGACGTCGTCCACATCCAGCTCAAGGAGCAGTACGGCCCGGCGCACGGGGAACTGGTGGCCGGTGCGCTGCTCGGCGACTACACCGACTGGCGCGTGCTGCGCCCGCTGGCCGCCGCCGCGCACGAGGCATGGGGCTTCGGCGCGGCCGTCTCGCTCACCGAACCCGGCCTGGACCCGGTGGGCCGCGTCAACGACCTGCTCGAACTGGGCGGCACCTCCTACGAGGTGAGCCACCGCTTCACCGACAAGTGGCTGATGCGCCGGCACCTGGCCGAGCAGGGGCTGCCCGGCCCGGCCGCCGCCCGGATCACCGGCCGCGCGGACCTGGCCGCCTTCGGCGCCGCCCACGGCTACCCGTTCATCGTCAAGCCCGTCGCGGTGACCGCGAGCTTCGGCGTGGTGAAGGTCACCGGCGAGGAGCAGCTGGACCCGGTGTGGGCGCACATCGAGGACCTGCGCCGGACCGGCGCCAACCAGTGGGCCCGCTTCTTCCCGGTCGGCGACTTCATCGCCGAGGAGTTCCTGGACGGCCCCGAGTACAGCGTGGAGGGGTTCAGCTTCGCCGGGCGGCACGTGGTCGTGGCGGTGACCGAGAAGGCGGTGCTGGACACCGGCTTCGTGGAGCTGGGCCACGCCCTGCCGGCCCGGCTCGAACCGGCGGTGGAACAGGCCGTGGTGACCGCGACGACGGACTTCCTGACCGCCATGGGCCTGACCGACGGCCCCACCCACACCGAGATCAAGCTCACCGGCCGCGGCCCGGTGGTCATCGAGTCCCACAACCGGGTCGGTGGCGACCGCATCAACGAGATGGTGCACGCCGCCTACGGCATCGACCTGGACACCTACGCCGTCGGCTGGCCGTTCCGCCTGGTGGACGAGCTGCCCGACCGCCCGGAACCGCTGCGCTCGGCGGCCACCCGCTTCCTGATCGGCCGGCCCGGCACCGTCACCGCGGTGCACGGGGTGGAGGACGTGCGCGCCGACCCGGCCGTCGTCGCCCTGGACTTCGACCTGGTCCCCGGGGACGTGGTCAACCCGCTGCGCGGCAACTGGGACCGGATAGGCCAGCTGGTGGCCACCGGCGGCGATACCTCGGCCGCCATCGCCGCCTGCGAGCGGCTGCTCGGCGCGATCGACGTCGCCACCGGGCCGGAGGCGTAG
- a CDS encoding glutamate--tRNA ligase, producing MLEPAAVDALFRPDLPETDHWERRYPPRRLPEGAEVTRFAPSPTGHLHIGGLYTAAVSRALARQSGGVHLLRVEDTDQARRVAGAAAAFVRQLTAFGLPPDEGGTDGGDWGPYLQSDRGDVYLSHIRALMRQGRAYPCFCDRGRLARITEEQRASRSPLGYYGRWALCRTLTPEQAADRVRSGEPYVVRFRCPPGLPGRVRFEDRIRGSVTTQDNGNDVVLLKSSQDQLPLPTYHLAHVVDDHLMRVTLVVRGEEWLSSTPLHLQLHTALGFGRPAYAHLAPLMKAEGGNRRKLSKRKDPEASVDFYLTAGYPPAAVQHYLRGLANARLMDAPTHEALAARLRTADMSPAGPLLDLPKLRSISRESIAGLAAAEVYRQLCNWAAEFDAELHQVLVRRAELAHSAIAVSRNAAGHPRKDLVRWSDFRDRYGFFFPELFGPVPAPDDARFGALSPDLVRRVAADFAARYTHPDTPASWLGGLRDLAERHGFAPDTRAHRLAPSRYAGPTGEVVNVVRVCLTGSARSPDLFEVVRVLGRDEVLRRLAVG from the coding sequence GTGCTCGAACCTGCTGCCGTCGACGCGCTGTTCCGGCCGGATCTGCCCGAAACCGACCACTGGGAACGGCGTTACCCGCCCCGACGGCTCCCGGAGGGCGCCGAGGTGACGCGCTTCGCCCCGAGCCCGACCGGGCATCTGCACATCGGCGGCCTGTACACCGCCGCGGTCTCCCGGGCGCTGGCCCGGCAGTCCGGCGGCGTCCATCTGCTCCGCGTCGAGGACACCGACCAGGCCCGCCGGGTCGCCGGCGCCGCCGCCGCGTTCGTACGGCAGCTGACCGCCTTCGGGCTGCCGCCCGACGAGGGCGGGACCGACGGCGGCGACTGGGGACCGTACCTCCAGTCCGACCGCGGGGACGTCTATCTGAGCCACATCCGCGCGCTGATGCGGCAGGGCCGGGCGTACCCGTGCTTCTGCGACCGGGGACGGCTCGCCCGAATCACCGAGGAGCAGCGCGCCTCCCGCTCGCCGCTCGGCTACTACGGCAGGTGGGCGCTGTGCCGCACGCTCACCCCGGAACAGGCCGCCGACCGGGTGCGGTCCGGCGAGCCGTACGTGGTCCGCTTCCGCTGCCCGCCGGGGCTGCCCGGCCGGGTGCGGTTCGAGGACCGCATCCGGGGTTCGGTCACCACCCAGGACAACGGCAACGATGTCGTGCTGCTCAAGTCGTCGCAGGACCAACTGCCGCTGCCCACCTACCATCTGGCACATGTCGTCGACGACCACCTGATGCGGGTGACCCTGGTCGTCAGGGGCGAGGAGTGGCTCTCCTCCACCCCGCTCCATCTGCAACTGCACACCGCGCTCGGCTTCGGACGGCCGGCCTACGCGCATCTCGCGCCGCTGATGAAGGCCGAGGGCGGCAACCGCCGCAAGCTCAGCAAACGCAAGGACCCCGAGGCGTCGGTCGACTTCTACCTCACCGCGGGGTACCCGCCCGCCGCGGTCCAGCACTACCTGCGCGGGCTCGCCAACGCCCGGCTGATGGACGCCCCGACACACGAGGCGCTGGCCGCCCGCCTCCGGACGGCGGACATGAGCCCGGCCGGCCCGCTGCTGGACCTGCCCAAACTCCGCTCGATCAGCCGCGAGTCGATCGCCGGGCTGGCCGCCGCCGAGGTGTACCGGCAGCTGTGCAACTGGGCCGCCGAGTTCGACGCGGAGCTGCACCAGGTCCTGGTGCGCCGCGCCGAACTCGCCCACAGCGCCATCGCCGTCAGCCGCAACGCCGCCGGCCACCCCCGCAAGGACCTGGTCCGCTGGTCGGACTTCCGCGACCGCTACGGCTTCTTCTTCCCCGAGCTCTTCGGACCGGTGCCCGCGCCCGACGACGCCCGGTTCGGCGCGCTCTCCCCCGACCTGGTCCGCCGCGTCGCCGCGGACTTCGCCGCCCGGTACACCCACCCCGACACCCCGGCCTCCTGGCTCGGCGGGCTGCGGGACCTCGCCGAACGGCACGGCTTCGCACCCGACACCAGGGCCCACCGGCTCGCCCCGTCCCGGTACGCCGGCCCGACCGGCGAGGTCGTCAACGTCGTGCGGGTCTGCCTGACCGGCTCCGCGCGCAGCCCCGACCTGTTCGAGGTGGTCCGGGTGCTGGGCCGCGACGAGGTGCTGCGCCGGCTGGCCGTGGGCTGA
- a CDS encoding ArsR/SmtB family transcription factor, translating to MRTYPQPKVDDIDLSRVLFALSDPTRLAIVLELRQAGELVVGEQLSGAVPKSTLSHHNRILRESGLTSTRPDGTRCYVSLRERDMEQRFPGMLEMLLAYSTVAHGPR from the coding sequence GTGCGCACTTATCCGCAGCCGAAGGTGGACGACATCGACCTGTCCAGGGTCCTGTTCGCGCTGAGCGACCCGACGCGGCTGGCGATCGTGCTGGAACTGCGCCAAGCCGGGGAGCTCGTCGTCGGTGAGCAGCTGTCAGGCGCCGTACCGAAGTCCACGCTCAGCCACCACAACAGGATCCTCCGCGAGTCCGGTCTGACCAGCACCCGGCCGGACGGCACCCGCTGTTACGTTTCGCTGCGCGAGCGGGACATGGAGCAGCGCTTCCCCGGCATGCTGGAGATGTTGCTTGCGTACTCGACTGTGGCGCACGGCCCGCGCTGA
- a CDS encoding GNAT family N-acetyltransferase, producing MTDDRRHSMTDGPAAGLPAGYAVRPAAPGDQAELTRLYTDHADYERLGAPEPGAAAALIEAVSAASPRVWALVVVPPAAPVGRLAGYAAYSLEFAAWSVRDYLHLDCLYLDPEHRGRGVGAAVLREVAAHGTRLGAPRAEWQTPDWNADAIRFYGRHGALGRAKTRFTLALPGPPGPAPRTPRGEQQ from the coding sequence GTGACGGACGACCGGCGGCACTCGATGACGGACGGCCCGGCGGCGGGCCTCCCGGCGGGCTACGCCGTCCGCCCGGCCGCGCCCGGCGACCAGGCCGAACTGACCCGGCTGTACACCGACCACGCCGACTACGAGCGGCTCGGCGCGCCGGAGCCCGGCGCCGCGGCGGCGCTGATCGAGGCGGTGTCCGCCGCCTCCCCCCGGGTCTGGGCCCTGGTCGTCGTACCGCCCGCGGCGCCCGTCGGGCGGCTGGCCGGATACGCCGCCTACAGCCTGGAGTTCGCCGCCTGGAGCGTGCGCGACTACCTGCACCTGGACTGCCTGTACCTCGACCCGGAACACCGCGGCCGCGGCGTGGGCGCCGCGGTGCTGCGCGAAGTCGCCGCCCACGGCACCCGGCTGGGGGCGCCCCGGGCCGAGTGGCAGACCCCCGACTGGAACGCGGACGCCATCCGCTTCTACGGTCGGCACGGCGCGCTGGGACGGGCCAAGACACGCTTCACCCTCGCGCTGCCCGGGCCGCCCGGGCCGGCACCCCGCACACCCCGTGGAGAACAGCAGTGA
- a CDS encoding ATP-grasp domain-containing protein, producing the protein MIDDIGREQILFFGFSANILSNLAGDLPPGSVLVVEEPDVVRKRDLHQLAKKFPAVSRVVPREYQRASELKLLLGEDLVRGAVAVVPGVEYGVTAAAVAADALGLPGAGTLGGQVFRNKARLRDLAAGAGIRNPRYTRVDGVEAAQAFMDEVGGACVLKPSSRQASLGVQILTDREQLRTGWSLSTEVEEGRVVPDRGIPSEVLIEEAVHGAEFSVEMLVAKGRPCFANVTAKDVLPGRFPVETGHVLPAPVPDGQRDLLIRRTAQLAEAAGFGAGVLHCEWIVAAADPEPYLVECAARMPGDEIPLLIRLAYAFPFVRAYLETLLGRLPDTPREPAGGAAIRFLSAPPGTVTAIDGVADASARPGVHTVLVTPAQGGAVRPAHSSWDRVGEVIAEGADAAEAAERAAEAAELVQVTTEPVAS; encoded by the coding sequence GTGATCGACGACATCGGCCGGGAACAGATCCTCTTCTTCGGCTTCAGCGCCAACATCCTCAGCAACCTCGCCGGCGACCTGCCGCCCGGCAGCGTGCTGGTGGTGGAGGAGCCCGACGTGGTGCGCAAGCGGGACCTGCACCAGCTGGCGAAGAAGTTCCCCGCGGTCTCCCGGGTGGTGCCCAGGGAGTACCAGCGCGCGAGCGAGCTGAAGCTGCTGCTCGGGGAGGACCTGGTCCGCGGCGCGGTGGCGGTCGTGCCCGGCGTCGAGTACGGCGTCACGGCCGCCGCCGTCGCCGCGGACGCGCTGGGCCTGCCCGGCGCCGGGACGCTCGGCGGGCAGGTGTTCCGCAACAAGGCGAGGCTGCGCGACCTGGCCGCCGGCGCCGGCATACGCAACCCCCGCTACACCCGGGTGGACGGCGTCGAGGCGGCCCAGGCGTTCATGGACGAGGTGGGCGGCGCCTGCGTACTGAAGCCGTCCAGCCGGCAGGCCAGCCTCGGCGTGCAGATCCTGACCGACCGCGAGCAGCTCAGGACCGGCTGGTCGCTGTCCACCGAGGTGGAGGAGGGGCGGGTGGTGCCCGACCGGGGCATCCCCTCCGAGGTGCTCATCGAGGAAGCCGTGCACGGCGCCGAGTTCAGCGTGGAGATGCTGGTCGCCAAGGGCCGGCCCTGCTTCGCCAACGTCACCGCCAAGGACGTCTTGCCCGGCCGCTTCCCGGTGGAGACCGGACACGTCCTGCCCGCCCCCGTACCGGACGGGCAGCGGGACCTGCTGATCCGGCGGACCGCGCAGCTGGCCGAGGCCGCCGGCTTCGGGGCGGGGGTGCTGCACTGCGAGTGGATCGTGGCCGCGGCCGACCCGGAGCCGTACCTGGTGGAGTGCGCGGCCCGGATGCCGGGCGACGAGATCCCGCTGCTGATCCGGCTGGCCTACGCCTTCCCTTTCGTCCGCGCCTATCTGGAGACCCTGCTCGGCCGGCTGCCGGACACCCCGCGGGAGCCGGCCGGGGGTGCGGCGATCCGCTTCCTGTCCGCGCCGCCCGGAACGGTGACCGCGATCGACGGCGTCGCCGACGCCTCCGCCCGGCCGGGCGTGCACACCGTCCTGGTGACGCCCGCGCAGGGCGGTGCCGTACGCCCGGCCCACTCCTCCTGGGACCGGGTCGGCGAGGTCATCGCCGAGGGGGCGGACGCCGCCGAGGCGGCGGAGCGGGCCGCCGAGGCGGCGGAGCTGGTCCAGGTCACCACCGAGCCCGTCGCTTCCTGA